Proteins encoded by one window of Polyangia bacterium:
- the istA gene encoding IS21 family transposase: protein MTEDMRNEIIRRRQQGTSQRRIAQDLGVARAAVHDVLQRWAAERAQGAPASLPRPSVRRPSVLDAYDDAMRQFLSRYPDMTAVRIHEELRRQGFTGHYSIVRDRVRQLRATPAAEPVVRFETVMGAQAQMDYSSYDIDFVAEGRRRVHLFSYVLSYSRRSYLHFVEAQDLPTTLREHVRAFAHLGGVAAHCLYDNMKVVVLRHGDEGPLYNPKFLAFASHYGFAPRACRVRRSQTKGKVERHFHYVESNFLNGRTFRTLEHLNEMLQGWLANVADVRVHRETRQRPVDRHAEERPHLLPLPATPYDVSVVEYRVVDVEGFVAWRQNLYSVPWRHIGQALAVRVNAATLIVYGPQFDEIARHDLLASGVSGQRCLHKSHRPSADPRQHEAALRQRFAELGPVAQRFLDGLLREQRYGKEQAAKVLALHSTYTRADWLAALERAVRFGAFSLAAVERILATQAKPKSPLETLADRERQRLAEHLCDNPVSPRPTADYQHLMEPPHGPPQETPSNQDNAPPAGADARADAPTRLGTGPDPSPDGRSDPSASPDTDRPT, encoded by the coding sequence ATGACCGAAGACATGCGTAACGAGATTATTCGCCGCCGCCAGCAAGGAACTTCGCAACGGCGCATCGCTCAGGATCTGGGCGTCGCGCGTGCGGCCGTGCACGACGTCCTCCAGCGCTGGGCCGCGGAGCGAGCCCAGGGAGCGCCGGCGTCCTTGCCTCGGCCCAGCGTGCGTCGGCCGAGCGTGCTCGACGCCTACGACGATGCCATGCGCCAGTTCTTAAGTCGTTATCCGGATATGACCGCGGTCCGCATCCATGAGGAGTTGCGTCGGCAAGGCTTCACCGGCCACTACTCCATCGTGCGCGACCGCGTCCGGCAATTGCGCGCCACGCCCGCGGCCGAGCCGGTCGTCCGTTTCGAGACCGTCATGGGAGCGCAGGCGCAAATGGATTACAGCAGCTACGACATCGACTTTGTCGCCGAGGGCCGCCGCCGCGTCCACCTCTTCAGTTACGTGCTGAGCTACTCGCGACGCAGCTACTTGCACTTCGTCGAAGCGCAAGATCTGCCGACGACCTTGCGCGAGCACGTCCGCGCCTTCGCGCATCTGGGAGGCGTGGCGGCGCACTGTTTGTACGACAACATGAAAGTCGTGGTGCTGCGTCACGGCGACGAAGGCCCGCTCTACAATCCCAAGTTCCTCGCCTTCGCCAGCCACTACGGTTTCGCGCCCCGCGCCTGCCGCGTGCGCCGCAGCCAAACCAAGGGAAAGGTCGAACGTCATTTTCATTACGTGGAAAGCAACTTTCTCAACGGCCGCACCTTCCGCACCCTGGAACATCTCAACGAGATGCTCCAGGGCTGGCTGGCCAATGTGGCCGACGTCCGCGTCCATCGCGAGACCCGGCAGCGGCCCGTCGACCGCCACGCCGAGGAACGACCGCATCTGCTCCCCTTACCAGCTACTCCTTACGATGTGTCCGTCGTCGAATATCGCGTCGTCGATGTCGAGGGCTTCGTCGCCTGGCGGCAGAACTTGTACTCGGTCCCGTGGCGCCACATCGGCCAGGCCCTCGCCGTCCGCGTCAACGCCGCCACGCTCATCGTCTACGGTCCCCAGTTCGACGAGATCGCCCGCCATGATCTCTTGGCCAGCGGCGTGAGCGGCCAGCGCTGCCTGCACAAGAGCCATCGTCCCAGCGCCGATCCCCGCCAACACGAAGCGGCTTTACGCCAACGCTTCGCCGAGCTGGGGCCCGTCGCCCAACGCTTCCTCGACGGCCTGCTCCGCGAACAACGCTACGGCAAAGAACAGGCTGCCAAAGTCCTCGCCTTGCACAGCACCTACACACGCGCCGATTGGCTTGCCGCCCTCGAGCGCGCCGTCCGCTTCGGCGCTTTCTCGCTCGCCGCCGTCGAACGCATCCTGGCCACTCAGGCCAAACCGAAAAGCCCTCTCGAAACTCTCGCCGACCGCGAACGTCAGCGCTTGGCCGAGCACCTGTGTGACAACCCGGTGTCACCGCGACCCACCGCCGATTATCAACACCTCATGGAGCCGCCTCATGGCCCGCCGCAGGAAACCCCGAGCAACCAAGACAACGCCCCACCAGCCGGCGCCGACGC